Below is a window of Williamwhitmania sp. DNA.
ATTTAACAACTCGCAAGAGGATGAATTTATGGAATGAGACAAAATCAGTACCGATAAGCCGCCCAATGGTATGGGAAGCTTACAAGAAAGTGCGCTCTAACAATGGAAGTGCAGGAGTTGATCAAGTGAGCATGGAAGAATTCGATGCCCAAAGGTCGAAACACCTGTACAAGCTATGGAACAGGATGGCCTCGGGAAGCTATTTTCCACCACCTGTTAAAGAAGTTGAGATTCCGAAGAAAGACGGGAAAGTCCGTAAGCTAGGAATCCCGACCATTAGCGATCGAGTGGCTCAGATGGTGATCAAAGATTATCTAGAACCACGGTTTGAACAACTATTCAGTCCCAATTCCTATGCTTACCGCCCCAATAAGAATGCCCATCAGGCATTGGCAGCGGTGCGCGAAAACTGCTGGGAAACAGATTGGGTAATCGACCTGGACATCAAAGGACTCTTCGACAACATCGACCACCAAAAGCTAATGCTCGCAGTAGGGAAACACGTAAGCGAGAAATGGTGCCTGCTTTACATCCAACGATGGCTTGAAATGCCCGTGCTTACCAAATCAGGAGAGCTGGTTCAGAAGCAAGGCCACGGCACGCCACAAGGAGGGGTAATCAGCCCACTACTAGCCAACTTGTTTCTACACTACGCCATGGATAAGTGGTTGGAGAAAACCCACCCCACGGTAAAATATGTGCGTTATGCCGATGATGTCATAGTGCACTGTAAAAGTAAATCGCAAGCGGACTATGTTTTGCGCAACTTGAACAAACGGATGACAGCGTGTGGGCTGGAGCTGCACCCCGAAAAGACGAAGCTGGTTTACTGTCGCGATTACCGACGACAAGGGAAACACGAAACGGTTAAGTTCGATTTTCTGGGGTACTCTTTTCAGCCACGAAGTGCAAAGTCGAAGACCACCGGAAATATGTTTTTGGGTTACGACTGCGCCATTAGCATCAGTTCAAGGAAGCGCATTGCCGACAAGATGGAAGAGCTGGACATTGTTCACCTGACACACAAAAGCATAGTGGGCGTAGCCCAATACCTCGAACCCTTTATTCGGGGTTGGGTGAACTACTACGGCAAGTTCAGGATCTATGAGCTGAACCCAATCTTTCAGCTGCTCCGCAAGCGCCTGGTTAGGTGGGCACGCCAAAGGTATAAACGGTACAAGACGAGTTTAAACCGAGCTTATCACTGGTTGAAACGGATACGGGAACAATTTCCGAATTTGTTTTACCACTGGCGACTAGGTTTTTCGTAATGTAGTGGTAGATTTGTATAACAAGAGCCGTGTGATGGGAGACTATCAAGCACGGTTCTGTGAGAGGCTTGGGGTGAAATTCCCCTTGCCTACTCGACCCGCCAACGTAAAACGTAAAGCATAGCTTATGAAACTGAAGAAATATTATTTTGTACTTTGTATTGCCTTTTTGACTTATTCCCATTCTTTTTGTCAGAATCAGCATCTTGATATAGGGTTTTTAAAGGGAAACTGGTTCTTTATTGATACAACTTACGAGAATGATTCTGCTATAGTTAAATATCATGAAGTTTTTTTCAATGATTCATTAATGATTGAAGCAATTGCTGATATAGGTGCTGGGCCATTTTACAGTTCCTATCAAATTGACGGTAATAACATTTTGACAAGAAATTCTAGAATGAATGTAACTATTGATAATCCGAATAAAATTGAAATAGAATTTAAATTTGTTTCCGAAGAAGAAGCTAAAAAAGTTATTCTTACACGAATGGAAAAACATGATAAACCCTTGAAAGAGTTTTATAGTATTGATACTTTGAATATTTATGACTTGGAATTA
It encodes the following:
- the ltrA gene encoding group II intron reverse transcriptase/maturase, with the translated sequence LTTRKRMNLWNETKSVPISRPMVWEAYKKVRSNNGSAGVDQVSMEEFDAQRSKHLYKLWNRMASGSYFPPPVKEVEIPKKDGKVRKLGIPTISDRVAQMVIKDYLEPRFEQLFSPNSYAYRPNKNAHQALAAVRENCWETDWVIDLDIKGLFDNIDHQKLMLAVGKHVSEKWCLLYIQRWLEMPVLTKSGELVQKQGHGTPQGGVISPLLANLFLHYAMDKWLEKTHPTVKYVRYADDVIVHCKSKSQADYVLRNLNKRMTACGLELHPEKTKLVYCRDYRRQGKHETVKFDFLGYSFQPRSAKSKTTGNMFLGYDCAISISSRKRIADKMEELDIVHLTHKSIVGVAQYLEPFIRGWVNYYGKFRIYELNPIFQLLRKRLVRWARQRYKRYKTSLNRAYHWLKRIREQFPNLFYHWRLGFS